GCGGCGGAATGAGGGCCTCGACCTGCGGGAAGAATTCAACCCCGTAATCATGGTTGAATTTCTGGGCAATGTCGTTGGTCAGCTCAAGGTGCTGCTTCTGGTCCTCGCCCACCGGCACGGCGGTAGCCTTGTAGGCCAGGATATCGGCTGCCATCAGGTCGGGATAGACATAAAGCCCGGCGGAATGCTTCTCGCGGTCCTTGCCTGCCTTGTCCTTGAACTGGGTCATGCGGTTGAGCCAGCCCAGACGCGCGACACAGTTGAAGATCCACCCCAGCCGGGCATGCGCGCTGACAGCGGACTGGTTGAACAGGATATGCTTTTGCACATCAATGCCCGAGGCCAGCAGCACGGCGGTCTGGGCCAGTGTCTGCTGGCGCAGGGTGGCGGGGTCCTGCCAGGTGGTGATGGCGTGCATGTCCACCAGGCAGAAAATGCAGTCATGGTCGCGCTGGAGCGCAACCCAGTTGCGGATCGCGCCAAGGTAGTTGCCAAGCTGCGGGATACCGGTCGGCTGAATGCCGGAAAACAGGCGTTGCATAAAAGTATTTTCCGTTTTTTTGCCCGCGCTGGTCAAGGTGCGCGGTGGTCAGGGCAGGGGATGGATCGCATCAAGGTGGCGGCGTTCATCGGCCACCATGCTGCTGCTCAGGGGGTGGGCGCGCTCACGGGCAACCTCGGCTGCGGTAAAGACCGGGGCAGGGTGCGTGTCGCCGCGCGTAGCCAGATAGCTCAGGATGGAGGCGATCTCCTCATCCGACAGATGGGCGCGAAACGATGGCATGAAGAAGTTGTAGGGCACGCCATCGATCTTTAGCGGCCCATTCAGCCCGTTCAGCAACACATGCATGAGGTACTGCCTGCCCTCGGGCGAGGTGGCGATCCTGTCCACGCGGCCGGTTATGGGCGGGATCTCGCCCTTCAGCCCTTCACCGCCATGGTGGCAGATGCCGCAATTGGTGCGGTAGCGCGCATAGCCTTCCTGCCCGTGGCGCGTGCAGGCGGCGAGCAGCGCCACGCCAGCAAGCAGGCAGCCCCCGCGCAGTACGGATGCCATGCGTCCGGTTGCAATACCCATGTCGGTTGTCCGGTTCCTGTCCCATCATGTGAAAAGAGCCACCCACCCGGCGGATGAATGGCTCTTTCAGGGCTTAGCGGCCGCCGGGCGAGACGCCGAGCAGCTGGATCTTGAAAATCAGCGGGCTGTCCGGCTGGATGATGCCCATTGACTTGTGGCCATAGCCAAGCTCGGGCGGCACGTACAGCATCCACGTATCGCCCACATGCATCTTGGGCACGGCTTCCTGCCAGCCCTTGATCACCATTTCCAGCGGCATCTGCATATACGCGCCGTGGCCATGCTGGTCGGAGCTGTCAAAGATGCCGCCATCGGGCAGGCGGCCTTCATAGATCACCATCACGCTGTCATTGATGGTGGGCTGCGCCCCGTCCTTCGGGCCGGACTGGAGCACCTTGTAGGCCAGTCCGTCAGGCAGGGTCTGGACACCGGGCTGCTTGCGCACGTTGTCCATGAACTGCGCCGGGGTCAGTTCCGGCTGGTCATCCTTGTTTCCACCACAAGCTGCAAGCGGCAGCGCCACCACGGCTGCGGCAAGAAGGGGAATGACACGGGAAAAGCGTTTCATGACACCTCGGCAGGCTGTTGAAGGGAT
This is a stretch of genomic DNA from Komagataeibacter xylinus. It encodes these proteins:
- the trpS gene encoding tryptophan--tRNA ligase gives rise to the protein MQRLFSGIQPTGIPQLGNYLGAIRNWVALQRDHDCIFCLVDMHAITTWQDPATLRQQTLAQTAVLLASGIDVQKHILFNQSAVSAHARLGWIFNCVARLGWLNRMTQFKDKAGKDREKHSAGLYVYPDLMAADILAYKATAVPVGEDQKQHLELTNDIAQKFNHDYGVEFFPQVEALIPPQGARVMSLRDGTKKMSKSDPSAQSRIEMTDDADTIANKIKRAKSDSEALPSEEAGLENRPEARNLVTIYATLSGLTTADVLRQFGGQGFGPFKAALTEVVVGAVCPIATETERLLKEPGFLCDTLREGANRARVIAEPIVSEAEKLIGFLK
- a CDS encoding cytochrome c, which translates into the protein MGIATGRMASVLRGGCLLAGVALLAACTRHGQEGYARYRTNCGICHHGGEGLKGEIPPITGRVDRIATSPEGRQYLMHVLLNGLNGPLKIDGVPYNFFMPSFRAHLSDEEIASILSYLATRGDTHPAPVFTAAEVARERAHPLSSSMVADERRHLDAIHPLP
- a CDS encoding FKBP-type peptidyl-prolyl cis-trans isomerase, which codes for MKRFSRVIPLLAAAVVALPLAACGGNKDDQPELTPAQFMDNVRKQPGVQTLPDGLAYKVLQSGPKDGAQPTINDSVMVIYEGRLPDGGIFDSSDQHGHGAYMQMPLEMVIKGWQEAVPKMHVGDTWMLYVPPELGYGHKSMGIIQPDSPLIFKIQLLGVSPGGR